The following DNA comes from Polynucleobacter necessarius.
CAGAACGATTGCTGATTCGGCTGACTCAGAAATGGGTCGCAAGCGCGTTGCTGTTCAGCAGTTGATTGCCGCGTATCGTAACGTTGGTAATCGCTGGGCAAACTTAGATCCATTAAGGCGGACGGAGCTCCAGGACATTCCTGAGTTAGATCCCGCTTTCTATGGCTTTACTGATGGCGATATGGATATCGTCTTCAATACTAGTAATACATTCTTCGGTAAGAACGAAATGTCTTTGTGCGATTTGCTGCAAGCATTGCGCGAAACCTATTGCGGCACGATTGGTGTCGAATTCATGTTCATTGTCGATCAAAAAATTAAGAAGTGGTGGCAAGAAAAGCTCGAATCTATTCGCTCAACCCCACAATTTAATGTCGATGAGAAGCGTCAGATATTAGATCGTGTGACTGCTGCTGAAGGCTTAGAGCGCTACCTCCAGGCTAAGTATGTTGGTCAAAAACGATTCTCTCTTGAAGGTGGTGAAAGCTTTATCGCCTGTATGGACGAGCTGATTCGTGATGCCGGCAATAAAGGCGTTCAAGAAATTGTGATTGGTATGGCTCACCGTGGTCGTCTCAATGTGCTGGTTAATATTTTGGGTAAAATGCCAAAAGACTTGTTCTCCGAGTTTGAGCACAAGGGTCCAGAGACATTGCCTGCGGGTGACGTGAAGTATCACCAAGGTTTCTCAAGCGATATTTCTACCCCGGGTGGTCCAGTTCACTTGTCATTGGCGTTTAACCCATCCCATTTAGAGATCGTCAATCCAGTGGTTGAAGGTTCCGCGCGTGCTCGTATGGAGCGTCGTGGCGATATGTTGGGCGAGCAGGTAATGCCAGTCTTGGTTCACGGTGATGCTGCGATTGCGGGTCAAGGCGTGATGCAAGAAACATTAGCAATGTCCGAGGTTCGTGGTTATTCCACAGGCGGCACAATGCATATCGTTATTAATAATCAAATTGGTTTTACCACCTCCGATCCGCGTGACTTGCGTTCAAGTTTGTATTGCACAGATGTCATGAAGATTGTTGATGCCCCTGTATTGCACGTTAATGGTGACGATCCTGAGGCGGTGGTCTTGGCAACGAAGTTAGCTGTTGAATTCCGCATGAAGTTCCATAAGGATGTTGCTGTTGACATCATTTGCTTCCGCAAATTGGGTCACAACGAACAAGATACTCCGGCAATGACTCAGCCTTTGATGTACAAAATCATTGCCGCGCACCCTGGTACACGTAAGTTGTACGCTGACAAATTAGAGGCTCAAGGTGTATTGCCTGCTGGTACTGGCGACCTTATGGTTAAAGAGTGTCGCGCGGCGATGGATGAAGGTAAGCAAACTTCCGATCCAGTGCTGAGTAACTTGAAATGGAAGTTCGCGGTAGATTGGTCACCATTCTTGAATAAGAAGTGGACAGATGAGGCGGATACAGCGATTCCATTAACTGAATGGAAGCGTCTGGCTGAAAAGATTTCGACCGTTCCAGAAGGTTTCAAGGCGCACCCATTGGTTGCCAAGGTCTATCGCGATCGTGCTGCGATGGGTCGTGGCGAAGTCAATATTGACTGGGGCATGGGTGAGCACATGGCTTTTGCATCCTTGGTGGCTAGTGGCTACCCAGTACGCTTATCCGGCGAAGATAGCGGACGTGGAACATTTACTCATCGTCACGCGGTATTGCATGAGCAAAATCGCGAGAAGTGGGATACCGGTACTTATATCGCGCTTCAACATATCACCAAAGATCAAGCGCCATTTGTGGTGATTGACTCGATTTTGTCTGAAGAGGCAGTGCTCGGATTTGAATACGGTTACGCCGCTGCAGCACCAAATACGCTCACGATCTGGGAAGCCCAGTTCGGCGACTTCGCTAACGGCGCACAAGTGGTGATTGACCAGTTTATTGCCTCTGGCGAAGTGAAGTGGGGTCGTGCTAACGGTTTAGTCATGATGTTGCCACACGGCTATGAAGGTCAAGGCCCAGAGCATTCTTCTGCGCGCCTTGAGCGTTTTATGCAGTTATGCGCTGATACCAATATGCAAGTCATTCAGCCAACGACAGCATCGCAGATTTTCCATGTATTGCGCCGTCAAATGATTCGTCAGTTCCGCAAGCCGTTGATCTTGATGACACCAAAATCTTTGTTACGTAATAAAGAAGCTGCATCGCCTTTATCTGACTTTACCAAAGGCGGTTTCCAAACTTTTATCGGTGAGCGTGATGACTCTATTGATGCTAAACAGGTTACTCGTTTGGTTATGTGCTCAGGTAAGGTTTATTACGACTTGGTTAAGCAACGCGCAGAGAAGAAGATTGGCGATGTCGCCATTATTCGTCTAGAGCAGCTCTATCCATTCCCTCATAAAGCATTGACTGCTCAATTGAAGAAATATCTAAAGCTGGAAGAGGTGGTGTGGTGTCAAGATGAACCACAAAACCAGGGCGCTTGGTTCTTCGTGCAGCACAATATCTTGCAAAATATGTCTGATGGCATGAAGTTGGGTTATGCGGGTCGTCCTGCATCAGCATCACCAGCTTGTGGTTATGCGCACCTTCACCAAGAACAGCAGAAGTCATTACTCAATGCGGCATTTGCCAAATTAAAAGGTTACGTGATCACGAAATAATCGTCTTCATAACTCAACATATACACATACATATCAACAGGATTAATCATGGCTATTTTCGAAGTTAAAGTTCCACAACTCTCTGAGTCAGTTGCTGAAGCAACTTTGTTGCAATGGAAAAAGAAAGTCGGTGATGCAGTTGGTCAAGACGAGATCTTGATCGACATCGAAACAGATAAGGTTGTTCTTGAAGTACCAGCGCCATCTGCTGGTGTTTTGACAGAAATCGTTGTTGCTAACGGTGGCACTGTTGTTGCTGAGCAATTGATCGCAAAGATCGACAGCACTGCTGTAGCAGCCGCTCCTGCCGCTAAAGCTGGCGCAACTGCCGCTCCTTCGGCCGCAAAAATTCTTGCGGAGAAGGGTGTTGATGCCGGACAAGTTGCTGGTTCTGGACGTGATGGTCGTATCACCAAAGGCGATGCATTGAATGCTTCCGCAGGTGGTGCTAAGTCTGTCGCATTGCCAAGCGCGCCAATTCCAACTGGCGACCGCCCAGAAGAGCGTGTGCCAATGAGCCGCTTGCGTGCTCGTATTGCTGAACGTTTGCTGGAGTCCCAAGCAAACAATGCGATCTTGACTACCTTCAATGAAGTCAATATGGGTCCAGTGATTGCATTGCGTAATAAATACAAAGACCAGTTTGAGAAGACTCATGGCGTGAAGTTAGGTTTCATGTCCTTCTTTGTTAAAGCGGCAACACACGCTTTGAAGAAATTCCCACTATTGAATGCCTCTGTTGATGGCAATGACATCGTTTACCACGGTTACTTCGATATCGGTATCGCTGTAAGTTCACCACGTGGCTTGGTAGTGCCAATTCTGCGTGATGTTGATCAAATGAATTTGGCTGATATCGAGAAGAAGATTGCTGAGTTTGGCGTGAAGGCTCGTGAAGGTAAATTGTCAATTGAAGAATTGACTGGCGGCACATTCTCCATCTCTAACGGTGGCGTATTCGGCTCCATGCTTTCTACACCGATCATCAACCCACCACAATCCGCTATTTTGGGTATCCACGCTACTAAAGACCGTGCTGTAGTTGAAAATGGTCAAGTAGTGGTTCGCCCAATTAACTACCTTGCTTTGTCATATGATCACCGTATCATTGACGGCCGAGAGGCTGTGCTTGGTTTGGTTGCTATGAAGGATGCGTTGGAAGATCCTTCACGTCTTCTCCTTGATTTGTAAGAAGGGAAGATCATGAGCCAAGCTTTTGATGTGGTAGTTATTGGTGGTGGCCCTGGTGGCTACATCGCTGCAATTCGTGCGGCGCAACTCGGCTTCAAAGTTGCCTGTGCTGAATCTAGTTCTTATGATGATCCCAAGGGTGAGCCACGTTTAGGTGGTACCTGCTTGAACGTCGGTTGTATTCCTTCTAAGGCCTTGTTGGCTTCTGCTGAAGAGTTCGAGAAAATTAATCATCATGCTGCCGATCATGGAATTAAAGTGGGCGCAGTGAGCATCGACTCGAAGAAGATGATTGCTCGCAAAGATGACATCGTTACCAAAATGACTGGTGGTATTCAGGTCTTATTCCGCAAGAACAAGATTACCTTGTTAAAGGGTCACGCTTCCTTTGAAGGCAAGGGTGCTGATGGCTATCAAATCAAGATTGATGGCAAGGATAAAGAGACTGTTACCGCAAAAAATGTAATTATTGCGACTGGCTCTAAAGCGCGTCACCTCCCAGGTATTGCTGTAGATAACGTATTGATTTGCGATAACGAAGGCGCTCTCAAGTTTGATTCTGCTCCTAAGCAATTAGGAGTGATCGGTGCAGGCGTGATTGGCTTGGAGTTGGGTTCTGTATGGCACCGTCTCGGCGCCGAAGTAACTGTTCTCGAAGCGATGCCTTCATTCTTGGCTGCTTGCGATGTCAGCATTGCTAAAGAAGCGCAAAAGCTTTTTGCTAAACAAGGCTTGAGCATCAATACTGGCGTGAAGATTGGCGATGTGAAGGCTGATAAGAAGGGTGTAGTTGTTAATTACACCGATAGCGCTGGTAAAGCCGCTAAGTTGGAATGCGATCGCTTAATTGTGTCTGTTGGTCGTGTGCCAAATGCCGACAAATTAGGCTTGGGTAAGATTGGCCTCAAAGTGGATGAGCGCGGCTTCATTCCAATTGATGACCATACTTGTGCTACATCCGCGCCAGGCGTATACGCTGTGGGTGACGTAGTTCGTGGTCCGATGTTGGCTCATAAGGCGGAAGATGAGGGTGTCTTGGTTGCCGAAGTGATTGCCGGTCAAAAACCGCATATTGATTACAACTGCATTCCCTGGGTTATCTACACCGATCCAGAAATTGCATGGGTTGGTAAGACTGAGCAGGCACTCAAAGAAGCCGGTGTTGCTTATAAAGCAGGTCAGTTCCCATTTGCCGCTAACGGTCGTGCATTGGGTATGGGCCGCGCTGATGGTTTCATCAAAGTATTGACAGACGCTAAGACCGATGAAATTCTTGGCGTACACATCATTGGCCCAAATGCCTCTGACCTGATTGCTGAAGCGGGAGTTGCAATGGAATTCAAAGCGGCAGCGGAAGATATTGCCCGTATCTGTCATGCACATCCAAGTTTGTCAGAAGTGATGCGTGAAGCAGCATTGGCGACAGACTCACGTGCATTAAATATGTAATTGAAAACCATTGAGTTTTACCAACAAGAGTTAAAAGCGCGCGGGTATCAAAGTGATCCAGTGCAGCTTCGTGCTGTAGAGCGTTTGCAAAAATGCGAAGATGAATGGATTGCCTATAAGGAAATCCGCAGCAATAACTTCAAGAAAAAGCTTTTTAAACCAACACTCCCGCGTGGCCTCTATTTATGGGGTGGTGTAGGGCGTGGCAAATCCTTTTTAATGGACTGTTTTTACGCGGCTTCACCATTAGAGAAAAAGATTCGCATTCATTTTTATGAGTTCATGCGTGAAGTCCACCGTGCACTTCATGCGCTTTCCGGTCTCTCAGACCCGCTCGATGAGCTTTCTAAGCGGATTGCCAATCGCTACCGCTTAATTTGTTTTGATGAATTTCACATTAACGATATTGCCGATGCGATGATTTTGTATCGCTTACTGAGTGCGCTTTTTGCCGATCGCGTGCAGTTTGTGATGACATCTAACTATCGTCCAGATCAGCTTTACCCTAATGGCTTGCATCGTGATAGATTGCTTCCCGCGATTAAGCTGCTTGAAGAAAAGCTCGACGTATTGAACGTGGATGCCGGCAATGATTATCGCCGGGTACAAATGGCTCAAGTTGAGGCATATCTAACACCAGTGAATGCGACAACTGAAGCAACACTTGGTCAGATGTTTCAAACCTGGATTGGCAATCAAAAAGAAACCCGCAATCCTGTTTTGCATATTGCGTCACGTGAACTGCGCCCTTTACATATGGCTGACGGCGTGGTTTGGTTTGATTTTCAAACTCTGTGTTGTGGGCCGCGCTCGCAAAATGATTACCTAGAAATAGCCAACCAGTTTCATACGGTGATTTTGTCTGGAGTGCCTTATATGCCATCCAGAATGACCAATGAAGCGCGCCGCTTTCTTTGGCTTATCGATGTCTTGTATGACCATAAAATCAAGCTCATCATGTCTGCCGAGGTTCCAGCCCCAGATTTGTATACCGAAGGCCAAATTACGGCCGAATTCTCAAGAACCATATCCCGTTTGATCGAGATGCAGTCTCGAGACTACCTAGATACGCCGCGCCGGGTAATTGATACCAGCTTGACCTAAAATAGGGTCATGAGCAGCTTTTTACCCCTAAATGCCGACTTGCATTGCCATTCAGTGATTTCTGATGGCACTCTGACGCCTGAAGAATTGGCTGAGTGCGCTAAAGCGAATGGAGTGCATTTATGGGCTTTAACAGATCACGATGAACTGGGTGGACAAAAGCGCGCCCGTGAAGCAGCTAGCGCGCTAAAGATAGATTACCTCGCTGGAGTGGAAATCTCTGTCACTTGGATGGGCGAAACCATTCATATTGTTGGGCTTGGTATTGATGCGGAACATAGCGGCATTATTGAAGGGTTGCGGCGCACCCGTGATGGTCGCGCGAATCGCGCGCAACTCATGGCTGAACAGTTGCTTAAGGTGGGCATTCCTGGCGCCTATGAAGGCGCACTCCATTTTGCTGGTAATCATGAGTTGATTTCGAGGACTCACTTCGCGCGCTTCTTGGTGGAGCAAGGAGTTTGTCGCAATACTGAACACGTATTTAAAAATTATTTAATTGAAGGCAAGCCAGGCTATGTCTCTCATCAGTGGGCCAGCCTGTATGATGCCGTTCGCTGGATCAAGTCTGCTGGTGGCGTGGCAGTCATTGCGCACCCTGGTCGCTACAGTAGACTCAATGCTATGCAGATGAATGAACTCTACAAACACTTCAAAGATCTTGGGGGTTTGGCTATTGAGGTGATTACTGGCAGTCATAGTCCAGATCAATACAAAACATTTGCAAAAATTGCGCAGCAATATGGTTTTTTAGCTTCTCGCGGCTCAGACTTTCATGACCCGAATGAAAGTCATATCGACTTAGGTAATTTGCCGCATTTACCTGATCATCTGACACCAGTGTGGTCTGCTTTTCATTAAACGCTTGATTTACTAATTTCCTAAACCAATTTAACACTTAGAAAAAATACAGATGTTTGCTGAACGCGTTCTCTCTGGCATGCGACCAACCGGTAGTTTGCACCTCGGCCATTACCATGGTGTTTTAAAGAACTGGGTGCGTTTGCAGTCAGAATACCCTTGTTTCTTTTTTGTGGCGGATTGGCACGCATTAACTACTCATTACGAAACCCCAGACGTTATTGAACAATCCGTATGGGATATGGTGAGTGATTGGCTGGCGACTGGTGTAGATCCAAATCAAGCCACTTTATTTATCCAAAGTAAAGTGCCTGAGCATGCG
Coding sequences within:
- the odhB gene encoding 2-oxoglutarate dehydrogenase complex dihydrolipoyllysine-residue succinyltransferase, producing the protein MAIFEVKVPQLSESVAEATLLQWKKKVGDAVGQDEILIDIETDKVVLEVPAPSAGVLTEIVVANGGTVVAEQLIAKIDSTAVAAAPAAKAGATAAPSAAKILAEKGVDAGQVAGSGRDGRITKGDALNASAGGAKSVALPSAPIPTGDRPEERVPMSRLRARIAERLLESQANNAILTTFNEVNMGPVIALRNKYKDQFEKTHGVKLGFMSFFVKAATHALKKFPLLNASVDGNDIVYHGYFDIGIAVSSPRGLVVPILRDVDQMNLADIEKKIAEFGVKAREGKLSIEELTGGTFSISNGGVFGSMLSTPIINPPQSAILGIHATKDRAVVENGQVVVRPINYLALSYDHRIIDGREAVLGLVAMKDALEDPSRLLLDL
- a CDS encoding 3',5'-nucleoside bisphosphate phosphatase, with the translated sequence MSSFLPLNADLHCHSVISDGTLTPEELAECAKANGVHLWALTDHDELGGQKRAREAASALKIDYLAGVEISVTWMGETIHIVGLGIDAEHSGIIEGLRRTRDGRANRAQLMAEQLLKVGIPGAYEGALHFAGNHELISRTHFARFLVEQGVCRNTEHVFKNYLIEGKPGYVSHQWASLYDAVRWIKSAGGVAVIAHPGRYSRLNAMQMNELYKHFKDLGGLAIEVITGSHSPDQYKTFAKIAQQYGFLASRGSDFHDPNESHIDLGNLPHLPDHLTPVWSAFH
- the zapE gene encoding cell division protein ZapE, yielding MKTIEFYQQELKARGYQSDPVQLRAVERLQKCEDEWIAYKEIRSNNFKKKLFKPTLPRGLYLWGGVGRGKSFLMDCFYAASPLEKKIRIHFYEFMREVHRALHALSGLSDPLDELSKRIANRYRLICFDEFHINDIADAMILYRLLSALFADRVQFVMTSNYRPDQLYPNGLHRDRLLPAIKLLEEKLDVLNVDAGNDYRRVQMAQVEAYLTPVNATTEATLGQMFQTWIGNQKETRNPVLHIASRELRPLHMADGVVWFDFQTLCCGPRSQNDYLEIANQFHTVILSGVPYMPSRMTNEARRFLWLIDVLYDHKIKLIMSAEVPAPDLYTEGQITAEFSRTISRLIEMQSRDYLDTPRRVIDTSLT
- a CDS encoding 2-oxoglutarate dehydrogenase E1 component; amino-acid sequence: MMQDQRDNSYLFGGNVPYVEELYESYLHDPASVADHWRHYFDNVKQVPAVDGSSRADIAHGPIVASFSERAKQGPIRTIADSADSEMGRKRVAVQQLIAAYRNVGNRWANLDPLRRTELQDIPELDPAFYGFTDGDMDIVFNTSNTFFGKNEMSLCDLLQALRETYCGTIGVEFMFIVDQKIKKWWQEKLESIRSTPQFNVDEKRQILDRVTAAEGLERYLQAKYVGQKRFSLEGGESFIACMDELIRDAGNKGVQEIVIGMAHRGRLNVLVNILGKMPKDLFSEFEHKGPETLPAGDVKYHQGFSSDISTPGGPVHLSLAFNPSHLEIVNPVVEGSARARMERRGDMLGEQVMPVLVHGDAAIAGQGVMQETLAMSEVRGYSTGGTMHIVINNQIGFTTSDPRDLRSSLYCTDVMKIVDAPVLHVNGDDPEAVVLATKLAVEFRMKFHKDVAVDIICFRKLGHNEQDTPAMTQPLMYKIIAAHPGTRKLYADKLEAQGVLPAGTGDLMVKECRAAMDEGKQTSDPVLSNLKWKFAVDWSPFLNKKWTDEADTAIPLTEWKRLAEKISTVPEGFKAHPLVAKVYRDRAAMGRGEVNIDWGMGEHMAFASLVASGYPVRLSGEDSGRGTFTHRHAVLHEQNREKWDTGTYIALQHITKDQAPFVVIDSILSEEAVLGFEYGYAAAAPNTLTIWEAQFGDFANGAQVVIDQFIASGEVKWGRANGLVMMLPHGYEGQGPEHSSARLERFMQLCADTNMQVIQPTTASQIFHVLRRQMIRQFRKPLILMTPKSLLRNKEAASPLSDFTKGGFQTFIGERDDSIDAKQVTRLVMCSGKVYYDLVKQRAEKKIGDVAIIRLEQLYPFPHKALTAQLKKYLKLEEVVWCQDEPQNQGAWFFVQHNILQNMSDGMKLGYAGRPASASPACGYAHLHQEQQKSLLNAAFAKLKGYVITK
- the lpdA gene encoding dihydrolipoyl dehydrogenase; its protein translation is MSQAFDVVVIGGGPGGYIAAIRAAQLGFKVACAESSSYDDPKGEPRLGGTCLNVGCIPSKALLASAEEFEKINHHAADHGIKVGAVSIDSKKMIARKDDIVTKMTGGIQVLFRKNKITLLKGHASFEGKGADGYQIKIDGKDKETVTAKNVIIATGSKARHLPGIAVDNVLICDNEGALKFDSAPKQLGVIGAGVIGLELGSVWHRLGAEVTVLEAMPSFLAACDVSIAKEAQKLFAKQGLSINTGVKIGDVKADKKGVVVNYTDSAGKAAKLECDRLIVSVGRVPNADKLGLGKIGLKVDERGFIPIDDHTCATSAPGVYAVGDVVRGPMLAHKAEDEGVLVAEVIAGQKPHIDYNCIPWVIYTDPEIAWVGKTEQALKEAGVAYKAGQFPFAANGRALGMGRADGFIKVLTDAKTDEILGVHIIGPNASDLIAEAGVAMEFKAAAEDIARICHAHPSLSEVMREAALATDSRALNM